The following is a genomic window from Streptomyces chrestomyceticus JCM 4735.
CCCGTCCGGTCGGACAGCTCGTCGCTGAGCATCACCAGCAGCATCGAGTTGCCGCCCGCTTCGAAGAAGCCGGTGTCCAGGGGCACCTCGTCGGTGCCCAGGACGTCCTGCCACGCCTGGCGGACGAGCTGGAGCGGGTCCGCGGGTATGGACGCGGTGTCTTCGGGGTTTGCCACGGGGGCCTCCGGGAGGGTTTCGGTGTCAGACACGCCGCGCGGCCGCGGTGTCGAAGAAGTCGCGGGACCGGGCCATCGCCCGGCCGACCTTGTCGTAGGCGTTCTCCGGGTCGGCGAACGGGCCGACCTCGACGCCGACCCAGGCGGCGTCGACGGCGAGCAGTTGGTCGGTGAAGGCGGCCATGTCCGCGACGCCCTCGCCCGGCACCAGGTGCTCGTGGTACGTGCCGTTGGAGTCGGAGTAGTCGACGCTGTTGACCCGGCCGGGCAGCCGGCCCACCTCGGAGGCGGCCACGCCCGCGACGACGAGGTGGGAGACGTCGACATTGGCCTGGAGGGCCGGGGAGCCGACGTCGTCCAGCAGCCGTACGAGGTCGTCGACATCCGTGACCAGGGAGGTCTCCATCGGCTCGGGCTTGACGCTGAGCGCGATGCCGCGCGCCTCGGCGTAGTCGGCGAGCCGCCGCACCGAGGCGGCCAGCAACTGCCACTGCGCCTCCTCGGGCCACATGGCGCGCCAGAACCAGTCGCCGAGGAGCAGTTTCATGACCTCGCCGCCCAGTTCCCTGGTGAGGTCGACATGGGCTTCGGCGCGCTTGAGGTGGAATTCCCGCACGACGTCGCGGAAATCACTGAGTCCGAATGCGTGACAGGCCGTCAGGCTGATGGGCAGGCCCACCGCGTCGGCGTCGTCACGGAATTGCAGCAGCCGTTCCGGGGCGATTTCCATCGCCTCTTCGACGATGCAGATCCATTCGGCGCCCAGTTCGGCGGCGGCCCGCCACGCGTCCTTGCCCTGGTACGGGGAACCGTAGAACGCCTGGTCCACCAGCAGCCCCAGGCTGATTTGACTGGTCATGGATGGTTCCGCTCCTAGTCGGTGCGCGTCCCGCCCGCAGGCCGGGAGAGCTTCGGTCTTCTTCCGCGGAAAAGACCCGGCGCGAAATTCCGTTGTCCGCGAGGGTGGTCGGGCCGTGACGGGCGCAGCGTGCGGGTACGGGGCGGCATTCCCGCTCTCTGCCGGGCCGCACACCGGTGCGCGTGCCGGCCGCCGCCGTTCCGTGCAGGGCACGGTCCGCTCACGGGAGGGAAGGCTGTCGGTGATCCGGTCGGGAGGCCGGCCCGGGGCCCGCTACGAGGCGGTGGCCGCCGGACGGCGTGGTGGTGCGGTACGGCGGCCGGTCGCACACCGGATCGCGCCGTCGAAGCGGGCACCGGTACCCGGCCCCGCGTCCGCTCTCTCGTCGATTGCCATCATTCGCGCCCCCGTCGGCCAACGATCGTGACGACCTTGTTCCGGCCCTGTCGAACACCGGGATGCTAGCACGCGCCCCTGTGCGCACCGTATGACGAAATGTCGCCCGATGACGTCGCGTCCGATCACGTAGTCGCAGCTCAGAGGGGGTAGTTGGACGAAGCGCCCGAAAGCGGGAGCGGGTGGTCCGAACAGGCCGGACGGGCCGGGCGGACGGCGTGGACAGCGCGGCGGCGCGCGCCCGGCGGACACGGCGCGGAGGCCGTGCGTCCGCGCGCGGCACCGGCGCGTGGCAGCGGCAACGGGGGCCGGGCGTACGCCGGGTCGCGGACCGGGCGGCCGGTCGGGGGCCGGTCGGGCCTACGGCCGCGAGGCCGCCACGACGTCGCCGTGGAGCCGGGCGTCCGGTGCAGGGCGCACACCGCGGAAGGGGCGTCGTACAACGGCGTACAGGGCCCGGGCAGTTGACGGAGAACAAGGCGCCGGAATAGGCCCGGGAATGCGGCACGGTGATTTACCGCACCGGTCGGCCAGCCATGCCGCGGGGAAACGGAGCCCGGCAACCGAGCCCGACAGCGGAGTCCGACGGCGGGGTGCGTCCAGGAACTCCGGCCACGACCTCCGCCGCCACGGGGTGAGTTGCTACTGTGCGAATGCGGAGCGGCCGCCTGGGCGACTCCGGCCGAGGAGCCTAAGGAGCAGGTGAATCCATGCCCAGCCGCATCATGCTGAGCCCTGGGGACATAGCCACGCTGGACCTGACGGACCCGCGTACGCACGCCGAGTACGACCTGAGCGAGGTCTGGCGCCATCTGCGCCGGACGCAGCCGTTCTACTGGCACCCCTCCGTCGGCGGCGCGCCGGGGTTCTGGGTCGTTTCCCGGCACGCGGACGTCTCCGAAATCTACCGGGACGACAAGCGGTTCACGTCCGAGAAGGGGAATGTCCTCACCACGCTGCTGATGGGCGGGGATTCCGCCGCGGGCATGATGGCCGCGGTGACGGACGGGCCGCGGCACGCCGACATCCGCAAGATCCTGCTCAAGGCGTTCTCGCCGCGCGCGCTGGAAGGCGTGGTGGACCACATCCGGCAGTCCACCCGCGAACTGCTCCGCGACGCGGTGGCCCGCGAGGAGTGCGACTTCGCCAGGGACGTCGCGGCGGACATCCCGCTCACCGCGATCTGCGACCTGATGGGCGTGCCCGAGGCGGACCGCGCGAAGGTGCTCGAACTGACCGCGACGGCCCTCGGCAACGACGGCGCCGCCCAGTCGCCCGTCGCGGCCTGGCAGGCGCGCAACGACATCCTGGCGTACTTCGGCACGCTGGCCGAGGAGCGGCGCGGGAACCCGGGCGACGACGCGGTCAGCGTGCTGGCCACCGGCCTCATCGAGGGCCGGCCGCTGACCATGGACGAGATCGTGGTCAACTGCTACAGCCTGATCATCGGCGGTGACGAGACCAGCCGGATGTCGATGACCGGCGGGGTGCTCGCCCTCGTCGAACACCCGGCCCAGTGGCAGGCCCTGAAGAGCGGC
Proteins encoded in this region:
- a CDS encoding cytochrome P450, which codes for MPSRIMLSPGDIATLDLTDPRTHAEYDLSEVWRHLRRTQPFYWHPSVGGAPGFWVVSRHADVSEIYRDDKRFTSEKGNVLTTLLMGGDSAAGMMAAVTDGPRHADIRKILLKAFSPRALEGVVDHIRQSTRELLRDAVAREECDFARDVAADIPLTAICDLMGVPEADRAKVLELTATALGNDGAAQSPVAAWQARNDILAYFGTLAEERRGNPGDDAVSVLATGLIEGRPLTMDEIVVNCYSLIIGGDETSRMSMTGGVLALVEHPAQWQALKSGEADIATAVDEILRWTTPALHFGRTALEDVPVGGQGQVIRAGDVVTLWSDSANMDEEVFDAPERFLLGRTPNKHLSFGYGPHFCLGAYLGRAEIAAMLTGLRELVASVELRGDTRRNYSNLLSGITSLPVTLRPE
- a CDS encoding sugar phosphate isomerase/epimerase family protein; its protein translation is MTSQISLGLLVDQAFYGSPYQGKDAWRAAAELGAEWICIVEEAMEIAPERLLQFRDDADAVGLPISLTACHAFGLSDFRDVVREFHLKRAEAHVDLTRELGGEVMKLLLGDWFWRAMWPEEAQWQLLAASVRRLADYAEARGIALSVKPEPMETSLVTDVDDLVRLLDDVGSPALQANVDVSHLVVAGVAASEVGRLPGRVNSVDYSDSNGTYHEHLVPGEGVADMAAFTDQLLAVDAAWVGVEVGPFADPENAYDKVGRAMARSRDFFDTAAARRV